The Winogradskyella schleiferi genome contains the following window.
AGCATTTTCTAGTATTTTGGGGATTGTATAAATCATTTTGTGTTCGACTATTTAGAAAACAACAGTTGTGATATGATATTTCTTTGAATGTCTGAGGTACCAGCGTAAAGTACACCACCAATAGCATCCCTTAAGTCTCTTTCCACGCCATGTTCTGTTAAAAAACCACTTCCGCCATGATTTCTGATGGTATCTAAACTAGAGGTTATAAAACTCTCACTTAATTGCAATTTTAAAAGTGCTGCATCGAGCATTGCTGAATCGCCTTCATTTTTAAGCCACGCCACTTTATACAATAATAATCGCGATGTTTCTAAACGTAGTTTCATATCTGCAATTCTATTAGAAACCGACTGAAATGTACTAATAGGTTTCCCAAATTGTTGTCTTTCTTTTACAAAGTCTATACTCGTTTCAAGCTGACGTTCCATAGCGCCTAACTGACTTGCCAAAATGCTACAGCGATCATATTCTAAAGAATAGGACGTAATAGCCCATCCGGCTCCTTCTTTTCCTAATCTATTTTCCTCTGGAACAAAACAATCTTCAAAAAACAAGTCTCCAATAGGCACGGTTCTCAAACCCATCTTAGATTTATTGGGACCTTGAGTAAAACCCTTAGTTCCTTTTTCAACAATAAACCCTGTTACACCCCATTTTCCTATCTTAGGATTTATATTAGCGAAAACCAAAGCTAAATCTGCTTCGGGTCCAAAAGTTATTAAACGTTTTTGACCATTTAAAATATAACCACCTTCCACTTTTTTAGCGTGTGTGTTCATACTAAATACATCAGAGCCAGCATTAGGTTCTGTTAAACCGTGAGCTCCAATTTTAGTACCATTTACCATTGGTCTTAAAAATTTTTCACGTTGGTCTTCAGTACCAA
Protein-coding sequences here:
- a CDS encoding acyl-CoA dehydrogenase family protein, which gives rise to MNFSWTSEQKDFRDKIVAFAKTHLNTDTVERDQGLSFSRELWEKCADFGIQGLSVPKKYGGKFEDIDLLTATLAMEGLGYGCNDNGLAFALNAQMWTVQLPLYEFGTEDQREKFLRPMVNGTKIGAHGLTEPNAGSDVFSMNTHAKKVEGGYILNGQKRLITFGPEADLALVFANINPKIGKWGVTGFIVEKGTKGFTQGPNKSKMGLRTVPIGDLFFEDCFVPEENRLGKEGAGWAITSYSLEYDRCSILASQLGAMERQLETSIDFVKERQQFGKPISTFQSVSNRIADMKLRLETSRLLLYKVAWLKNEGDSAMLDAALLKLQLSESFITSSLDTIRNHGGSGFLTEHGVERDLRDAIGGVLYAGTSDIQRNIISQLLFSK